The Naumovozyma castellii chromosome 2, complete genome sequence CAGGATCAGGGGTAGACACATTGTTCAATGAAATCAGTCAAGCATGTTTGTGAAAAAAGATATAGGAGGGAATGTTTACTAACCAGGAGGCCAAATAggatattttcaattcgtCACTTAGTTTGTTTAAGAAGAGTTTGCTTCTTAAACAACTGTATAATAATTACGTGAAGCAGCCCGTAAACACAAAGTATATAATTGATAAAGACAAAAAGATATTGTTAGAGCAGATATTCCGAAAGAAACATTGGCTAAATAAAAAGGAGAGGCTATTGTTTATTTACTTTTGTTTATTTAGAATGTCAACAATCTCTGGTGCTATGGATAGtgatttttcttttcttcttctattGGACACCCAGTTCTTTATTTGCATCTTGGATAAACTTGTTTCTTGCATTAGCATTTGTAAGCTTgctttatttaaatatggGTTGTCCATATGTTGAATATACCAATGTTCTAGTAAATCTACCTTTTCTTTTGCTAATCTATGACCCCTGCGTGGTTCATTTGATGTAGGActcatcctcttctttgttAGAATATTAAAAACCAACTTTGGATTTCGTTCAGATTCAGATCCAGAAGTTGGTGTTTTAGGCTGATCCTTATTATGGGCGTTCTCGCCCAATAATTTAAGGAGAACTGAAGATATCTGGTATGTTACTCGTAGAACATTCTTGTTTTCTGAACTTAGTTCATTCTGATTTGTTAATGATGACAATGTAACTGCAATATTTCGAAGTTGCTCTTGATATGTTTTAAAGTCGAGATTTTCAGTTGTTGGAAATACAGAACATATTGTGTTTAGTTGTGTGTTAATGGACTCTAACTGTTCATGAGTCTTTGTTGTATTTGGAGGATTTAATAAATCGTGTATGGCAATCTTATTCATAGTTCAAGGAGTATGGATTCTTACTTTTTGATTAATAATGTTGCATTATTATTCCCATTGTCTCTTATAtactttttgaaaataaatttttgaaactgCATGTCTGGGTTTTAAGTTTCACATTAGAAAAAAGAATCCCATGTTAAAAACTGCATCAATCaaaaaaggaaatatatataatggTTAAGGAGAGGACGTTCGTCCTCTCTCTTTAAGTATTTGTAAATAAACTAATTCTCAATAGAAGATAGAGTAAACATCACAAACCCATGTCAAGTACCATCTATTGCAATCAAAACAAACCCTTATTCAAGGTAAACATTCCAAGAAGAGTAAGAAACAGAAACTCAAAGCAACCTTTGAAACCAAAACCTGTTACCTACGATACCTgttttaatatctttttgaaagatcCTAAGAATA is a genomic window containing:
- the HMLALPHA2 gene encoding homeodomain mating type protein alpha2 (ancestral locus Anc_1.2), whose translation is MNKIAIHDLLNPPNTTKTHEQLESINTQLNTICSVFPTTENLDFKTYQEQLRNIAVTLSSLTNQNELSSENKNVLRVTYQISSVLLKLLGENAHNKDQPKTPTSGSESERNPKLVFNILTKKRMSPTSNEPRRGHRLAKEKVDLLEHWYIQHMDNPYLNKASLQMLMQETSLSKMQIKNWVSNRRRKEKSLSIAPEIVDILNKQK